A DNA window from Streptomyces bacillaris contains the following coding sequences:
- a CDS encoding glycoside hydrolase family 6 protein: protein MSGRRTMSRGFGLLSTLAAVTLAAALTAGCSTPGSPSPTAAEADPVRGEPAPSAASPYWVDPDSDAARQVRAWDREGRKDDAKALRRIADRPVALWPAWDAPGPEIVAATKDAARTKKTVVLVAYNIPHRDCGLYSAGGAKDADTYRSWIGEFADAIGDAPATVVLEPDALPHIADGCTPPEHHAERYQLISEAVDTLKAGARTKVYLDAGNPDWIVEPEKIAEPLRRAGIDRADGFSLNVSNFQSNASVKEYGALLSDSLGGAHYVIDTSRNGGGPLTGDRAEAWCNPPGRALGTPPTTDTRDDRLDAYLWIKRPGESDGTCRGGPEAGTWWPEYALGLATRAKS, encoded by the coding sequence ATGTCCGGCCGTAGAACCATGTCCAGAGGCTTCGGCCTGCTCTCCACGCTGGCCGCCGTCACGCTCGCGGCCGCTCTCACCGCCGGGTGCTCCACACCCGGCTCCCCCAGTCCGACGGCCGCCGAGGCCGACCCCGTACGCGGGGAACCGGCGCCGAGCGCGGCCTCGCCGTACTGGGTCGACCCGGACAGCGACGCCGCCCGCCAGGTGCGCGCCTGGGACCGGGAGGGGCGGAAGGACGACGCGAAGGCGCTGCGGCGGATCGCGGACCGGCCGGTGGCGCTCTGGCCCGCCTGGGACGCGCCCGGGCCGGAGATCGTGGCCGCCACCAAGGACGCGGCCCGCACGAAGAAGACCGTCGTGCTCGTCGCGTACAACATTCCGCACCGCGACTGCGGGCTCTACTCGGCAGGCGGCGCCAAGGACGCGGACACCTACCGGTCCTGGATCGGGGAGTTCGCGGACGCCATCGGGGACGCCCCGGCGACCGTGGTCCTGGAGCCCGACGCGCTCCCCCACATCGCGGACGGCTGCACCCCGCCCGAGCACCACGCCGAGCGCTACCAGCTGATCTCGGAGGCCGTGGACACGCTCAAGGCCGGGGCCCGGACCAAGGTCTACCTGGACGCGGGCAACCCGGACTGGATCGTGGAGCCGGAGAAGATCGCGGAGCCGCTGCGCCGGGCCGGGATCGACCGGGCCGACGGCTTCTCGCTCAACGTCTCCAACTTCCAGTCCAACGCGAGCGTGAAGGAGTACGGGGCCCTCCTCTCCGACTCCCTGGGCGGCGCGCACTACGTGATCGACACCAGCCGCAACGGCGGCGGCCCTCTCACCGGCGACCGCGCCGAGGCCTGGTGCAACCCGCCGGGCCGGGCGCTCGGCACACCCCCGACCACCGACACCCGCGACGACCGCCTCGACGCCTATCTGTGGATCAAGCGGCCCGGCGAGTCGGACGGCACCTGCCGGGGCGGCCCGGAGGCGGGCACCTGGTGGCCGGAGTACGCGCTGGGACTGGCCACCCGCGCCAAGTCCTGA